One window of the Colletotrichum destructivum chromosome 6, complete sequence genome contains the following:
- a CDS encoding Putative GroES-like superfamily, alcohol dehydrogenase-like, NAD(P)-binding domain superfamily, with translation MAPTPNKSFVFKQVPKGLPVPGQDLVVEDRPIDLDQDLNGGILIKVLYSSFDPYMRGRMRPAEAGKSYIPPFEQGAVIASSIVARVERSDAPQFAAGDLVTSFMGPNAEYAAIPAKFLQGFFKVPNTHNVDLPLFVGALGMPGMTAYEGFYDIGKPKKGETIFVSSAAGAVGQIVGQLAKAEGVRVIGSVGSDEKLDFILNELGFDAGFNYKKESPVDALKRLAPNGIDMYFENVGGDHLEAALESFNQQGRIIGCGMISDYNTPREQQKGVRGLFHLVAKKLTFQGFLVDLSPAKYQPFQEKVQPMIAKGDLKVKVHLTESIDQAAEGFVGMLTGQNFGKAVLKIAQE, from the coding sequence ATGGCGCCTACCCCCAACAAGAGCTTCGTCTTCAAGCAGGTCCCCAAGGGCCTGCCCGTGCCTGGccaggacctcgtcgtcgaggaccgccccatcgacctcgaccaggacctcaacggcggcatcctcatcAAGGTCCTCTACTCCTCCTTCGACCCCTACATGCGCGGCCGCATGCGccccgccgaggccggcaagtCCTACATCCCGCCCTTTGAGCagggcgccgtcatcgcctcctccatcgtcgcccgcgtcgagCGCTCCGACGCGCCCCagttcgccgccggcgacctcgtcaccTCCTTCATGGGCCCCAACGCCGAGTACGCCGCCATCCCGGCCAAGTTCCTCCAGGGCTTCTTCAAGGTGCCCAACACCCACAACGTCGACCTCcccctcttcgtcggcgccctcggcatgCCCGGCATGACCGCCTACGAGGGCTTCTACGACATCGGCAAGcccaagaagggcgagaccatcttcgtctcctccgccgccggcgccgtcggccagatcgtcggccagctcgccaaggccgagggcgtccgcgtcatcggctccgtcggcagcgacgagaagctcgacttcatcctcaacgagctcggcttcgacgccggCTTCAACTACAAGAAGGAGtcccccgtcgacgccctcaagcGCCTGGCCCCCAACGGCATCGACATGTACTTTGAgaacgtcggcggcgaccacctcgaggccgcccttgAGAGCTTCAACCAGCAGGGCCGCATCATCGGCTGTGGCATGATCTCTGACTACAACACGCCCCGCGAGCAGCAGAAGGGCGTCCGCGGCCTCTtccacctcgtcgccaaGAAGCTCACCTTCCAgggcttcctcgtcgacctgtcCCCCGCCAAGTACCAGCCCTTCCAGGAGAAGGTCCAGCCCATGATCGCCAAGGGCGAcctcaaggtcaaggtccACCTGACCGAGAGCATCgaccaggccgccgagggctTCGTCGGCATGCTCACCGGCCAGAACTTTGGCAAGGCCGTCCTGAAGATTGCCCAGGAgtaa
- a CDS encoding Putative heterokaryon incompatibility has protein sequence MDHENTSPTSHSARYKPLVDADLETEPGELKWALRCVTVAPGHGSEPVRCKLVDFTLGRAQQTYEALSYTWGDRMDQATIHLDGKPLNVTKNLETALRCLRRQNAERLLWVDAICIDQSDVAEVNLQVQRMWAIYQYASRVVVFLGEEKADTVQAVALVETIAKDVKVGDYDRITSMLNVMKAKSSRLALQRLMRSPWWSRAWVVQEFSVAAAVVFVCGSVEMASEVFGKALEVLLDYRFNAVIPPRQEYFMREIAATPISHLWTARKEYQATKPTLQKRVPLSLLYRFRGFGASDPKDKVFSLFHIMGEIAALRPDYTRSVRDLFKDVVRTSIELSDTLQILCHHNRMGKSILDLPTWCPDWSIKRGQRILLWQNGYTAGGDSKPVARFEEDKLWLQGKLLDSIQWLVSFEPKVFRNKGLLFDQIKTIEARLVQQGISQRGEGASSVPSLESFHRTIVGSRVRERGPQHGATLLGESDAEVYWDAWHEQMIAASHDALHGKAKVYNDALYSALAGRSFFATEKGHIGLADNPADAGDVVGVFSGSRVLFCLRETMSRLSRAAGGSEDQFELIGECYLHGFMDGEAGSGDEDQSSLCLI, from the exons ATGGACCATGAGAATACAAGTCCAACATCTCATTCGGCTAGATACaagcctcttgtcgacgCTGATCTGGAGACAGAGCCAGGGGAGCTCAAATGGGCTCTGAGATGTGTGACGGTGGCCCCGGGGCATGGTTCTGAGCCAGTTCGCTGTAAGCTGGTCGACTTCACCCTGGGCCGAGCCCAGCAAACCTACGAGGCACTTTCATACACCTGGGGCGACCGGATGGACCAAGCAACGATCCATCTGGACGGCAAGCCCCTCAATGTGACGAAGAACCTCGAAACAGCTCTGCGCTGTTTACGGAGACAAAATGCGGAGCGATTGCTCTGGGTCGACGCGATTTGTATTGACCAGAGCGACGTTGCCGAGGTCAACCTCCAGGTTCAGCGGATGTGGGCGATCTACCAATACGCCTCGCGagtcgtcgtcttcctgggGGAAGAAAAAGCTGATACCGTCCAGGCTGTCGCCTTGGTGGAAACCATAGCCAAAGACGTGAAAGTCGGCGACTACGACCGGATTACGAGCATGTTGAACGTCATGAAAGCGAAGAGCTCGAGGCTGGCCCTTCAACGATTGATGAGGAGCCCCTGGTGGAGCAGAGCCTGGGTCGTGCAGGAGTTCtccgtcgctgccgccgtcgtcttcgtctgcGGGAGCGTGGAGATGGCCTCGGAAGTGTTCGGAAAGGCGCTGGAGGTCCTCCTCGATTACCGGTTCAACGCCGTCATCCCGCCGCGACAAGAGTACTTCATGAGAGAAATCGCGGCGACGCCCATCAGCCACCTCTGGACGGCACGGAAAGAATACCAGGCGACGAAACCGACACTGCAGAAGCGCGTTCCCCTGAGCCTGCTGTATCGGTTCCGTGGGTTCGGAGCCTCGGAccccaaggacaaggtgTTTAGCCTGTTCCACATCATGGGCGAGATCGCAGCCCTGAGGCCCGACTACACGCGGTCGGTGCGAGATCTCTTCAAGGATGTCGTGCGAACCTCGATCGAGCTCTCTGACACTCTACAAATACTGTGCCATCACAACAGGATGGGGAAGAGCATCCTCGACCTACCGACGTGGTGCCCTGATTGGTCCATCAAAAGAGGTCAGAGAATCCTCCTGTGGCAGAATGGATATACTGCCGGCGGAGACAGCAAGCCTGTCGCCAGGTTTGAAGAGGACAAGCTGTGGCTACAAGGCAAGCTCTTGGACAGCATTCAATGGCTCGTGTCGTTTGAGCCAAAGGTGTTCAGGAACAAgggcctcctcttcgaccAGATTAAAACCATCGAGGCCAGACTCGTCCAGCAGGGGATCTCGCAGCGGGGTGAGGGCGCATCTTCCGTCCCCAGTCTCGAGTCGTTCCACCGGACCATCGTCGGCTCTCGAGTCCGGGAGAGAGGACCACAGCACGGAGCCACCTTACTGGGCGAATCCGACGCCGAGGTGTACTGGGACGCATGGCACGAGCAGATGATTGCGGCCTCTCACGATGCACTGCACGGAAAGGCCAAGGTGTACAATGATGCCCTCTACAGCGCGTTGGCGGGACGGTCGTTCTTCGCGACGGAGAAAGGGCACATTGGCTTGGCCGATAATCCGGCAgacgcgggcgacgtcgtGGGGGTGTTTTCCGGCAGTCGTGTGTTATTCTGTCTGCGAGAGACGATGTCTCGGCTCTCAAGAGCAGCTGGGGGATCTGAGGACCAATTCGAGTTGATCGGGGAATG CTACCTGCATGGCTTTATGGATGGTGAAGCAGGCTCGGGCGATGAGGACCAGTCCAGTCTCTGTTTGATATGA
- a CDS encoding Putative methyltransferase type 11, 18S rRNA (guanine(1575)-N(7))-methyltransferase Bud23: MSRPEDTLAADIHYNDTEARKYTTSSRIQNIQASMTRRALELLDLKHPSLILDVGCGSGLSGEILSAEGPEDGGPHTWVGMDVSPSMLDIALQRDVEGDLLLADIGQGVPFRAGSFDAAISISAIQWLCNAESSDTSPEGRLTRFFNGLYASLRRGGRAVCQFYPKNDTQRNMITQAAVKAGFGAGLLEDDPETKNVKLYLVLTVGGTAEGGRGGDITNVVDGMDNVDVEDARRKANAQQSGKGDIKKGSKAWIVKKKEQMERKGKVVKSTSKYTGRKRRVAF, translated from the exons ATGTCGCGCCCTGAGGATACCCT CGCGGCCGACATCCACTACAATGACACCGAAGCCCGCAAGTACACGACGAGCTCCCGTATCCAAAACATTCAGGCGTCCATGACCCGCCGCgctcttgagcttctcgacctcaAACACCCCTCCCTgatcctcgacgtcggctgcggcagcggcctgTCCGGCGAGATCCTCTCCGCCGAGGGCCCGGAAGACGGCGGGCCGCACACCTGGGTTGGTATGGATGTCTCGCCCTCGATGCTCGACATCGCGCTCCAGCGTGACGTCGAGGGTGAcctgctcctcgccgacatcgGCCAGGGCGTGCCCTTCCGCGCCGGCtccttcgacgccgccatcagcatctcggccatccagTGGCTCTGCAACGCCGAGAGCAGCGACACCTCCCCCGAGGGCCGCCTCACACGGTTCTTCAACGGCCTCTACGCCTCATTACGCAGAGGCGGCCGTGCCGTCTGCCAGTTCTACCCCAAGAACGACACCCAGCGCAACATGATCACCCAGGCCGCTGTCaaggccggcttcggcgccggtctcctcgaggacgacccGGAAACCAAGAACGTCAAGCTCTACCTCGTGCtgaccgtcggcggcaccgccgagggcggccgcggcggcgacatcaccaacgtcgtcgacggcatggacaacgtcgacgtcgaggatgcgCGGAGGAAGGCCAACGCACAGCAGAGCGGCAAGGGCGACAtcaagaagggcagcaaggCGTGGAtcgtcaagaagaaggagcagATGGAGAGGAAGGGCAAGGTCGTCAAATCCACGTCCAAGTACACCGGACGGAAACGTAGGGTTGCCTTCTGA
- a CDS encoding Putative dynamin stalk domain, GTPase effector domain-containing protein codes for MGSLPERDMAPNIDSALGTADMANEQRGLLELIDKLQFAQLDNVKLPQIVVVGDQSAGKSSVLEAITGTPFPRDAGACTRFATEIRLRRSNEPSLNVSIIPDKNKTFKEQERLKQFGGAVDVDMSFESLMRSAVDLIAPKNIPGRFAARDILVVEKRGPDMPLLTLVDLPGLVKNANNDQSMDDIKTIETLCDRYMKSSRTIILAVVGGNTDYVQAPILTKARHFDPSGGRTIGVLTKPDLCESIGLEDKFIELVQNRDKQNYFKLGWYVLLNPGPRDQGQPWPSARERRQREEEFFGRGKWRALPSSMCGANALKQKLSVQLQRHIGRHVKTLRKQIQTALDDCDTELKSMGTGKDTVEEMRIELVELFSASKELVIPAVYGFYKNPPRKNFFRATADPRGTPAQNLRARAIEENEKFSHRIRQNGRKFGFSSSTAPGTADGVTISESSKREFVGREVEMLLRQIRGSEFPMDPKPRAVYMLFQSYSENWPKLAQEHKDNLGVVCNEFLSEVIDFAWPQRMREPLRYQFLDVQMKKLMSDAQQELEHLTQDMNLEIQPYDPEYEERLRKWQIESSKDGATYTEAQEVCEKMLIFYELAAKTFIRNTITQVVERHLLQGMYSIFNSVEILSMPNETVEAIAAENKETRDRRMTLKTQKTAIEEARDICASLAMRKELRMYADEDRDLEDNSSDSDEDKPRQTTTRKPVNNTTTSSNTIPSRETNRSTRSRDEREERYERPAARTQPSAAESLATNGNHGYSSQQTPAQAPPPPPQAQAPAPHRVERAEPPRTNTSNSEWEEEYYRAPSQQGAPAQAPPPPPRPQKLRPEEAAASDAYSHRSASSVSEQQHVNGYGSYHDQSEYAPSSTRRATAKKLFGRG; via the exons ATGGGATCATT ACCGGAACGCGACATGGCTCCGAATATCGACTCGGCGCTGGGTACGGCCGACATGGCCAACGAGCAGCGTGGCCTGCTCGAGCTCATTGACAAGCTGCAATTTGCCCAGCTCGACAATGTCAAGCTGCCCCaaatcgtcgtcgtcggcgaccagTCGGCTGGAAAGAGTtccgtcctcgaggccatcaccgGCACGCCCTTCCCCCGCGATGCAGGCGCATGCACGCGCTTCGCGACCGAAATCCGTCTACGCAGATCCAACGAGCCGAGCCTCAACGTCTCCATCATCCccgacaagaacaagacTTTCAAAGAGCAGGAGCGCTTGAAGCAAtttggcggcgccgtcgatgtcgacatGTCGTTCGAGTCGCTCATGAGGTCGGCTGTGGACCTGATTGCGCCAAAGAATATTCCCGGCAGGTTCGCCGCCCGTGATATCTTGGTGGTCGAGAAGAGAGGCCCCGACATGCCTCTGCTCACGCTGGTCGATCTGCCTGGTCTCGTCAAGAACGCCAACAACGACCAGTCGATGGACGATATCAAGACCATCGAGACCCTCTGCGACCGCTACATGAAGAGCTCGCgcaccatcatcctcgccgtcgttggcggcaaCACAGACTACGTACAAGCGCCTATCCTTACCAAGGCGCGCCATTTCGATCCATCTGGCGGCCGCACCATCGGCGTCCTGACAAAACCCGACCTCTGCGAGTCCATCGGCCTCGAAGACAAATTCATCGAGCTTGTCCAGAACAGGGACAAACAGAACTACTTCAAGCTGGGCTGGTACGTCCTCCTAAACCCGGGTCCCCGCGACCAGGGTCAACCATGGCCATCAGCGCGCGAACGCCGCCAGCGTGAGGAGGAGTTCTTTGGCCGTGGCAAGTGGCGCGCCCTGCCCAGCTCAATGTGCGGCGCCAACGCCCTGAAGCAGAAGCTCAGCGTTCAGCTGCAACGCCACATCGGCCGGCACGTCAAGACGTTGCGCAAGCAGATCCAGACGGCGCTCGACGACTGCGACACGGAGCTCAAGTCCATGGGCACCGGCAAGGACACGGTTGAGGAGATGCGcatcgagctcgtcgagctcttTTCGGCTTCCAAGGAGTTGGTCATCCCAGCCGTCTACGGTTTCTACAAGAACCCTCCACGCAAGAACTTCTTCCGCGCGACGGCAGACCCTCGCGGCACGCCCGCTCAGAACTTGCGTGCACGCGCTATTGAAGAGAATGAGAAATTCTCACATCGAATCCGCCAAAACGGCCGCAAGTTCGggttctcgtcctcgacagcACCCGGCACCGCGGACGGCGTCACCATCAGCGAGAGCAGTAAGAGAGAGTTCGTCGGCAGGGAAGTCGAGATGCTGCTCCGCCAGATTCGCGGTTCCGAATTCCCCATGGACCCCAAGCCCCGCGCTGTCTACATGCTCTTCCAAAGCTACTCGGAGAACTGGCCCAAGCTTGCGCAGGAACACAAGGATAACCTCGGCGTTGTGTGTAACGAGTTCCTCAGCGAGGTCATTGACTTCGCGTGGCCGCAACGCATGCGCGAGCCGCTGCGCTACCAGTTCCTGGATGTGCAGATGAAGAAGCTGATGTCGGATGCGCAGCAGGAGCTCGAGCACCTCACGCAGGACATGAACCTCGAGATCCAGCCTTACGACCCCGAGTACGAAGAGCGTCTCCGCAAGTGGCAGATCGAGTCTAGCAAGGACGGTGCCACCTACACCGAGGCGCAGGAGGTGTGTGAGAAGATGTTGATCTTCTATGAGCTGGCGGCCAAGACGTTCATCCGCAACACCATCACacaggtcgtcgagagacATCTGCTGCAGGGCATGTACAGCATCTTCAATTCTGTTGAGATCCTGAGCATGCCGAACGAGACTGTCGAGGCGATTGCCGCCGAGAACAAGGAGACGCGTGATCGCAGGATGACGCTCAAGAcgcagaagacggcgatTGAGGAAGCCCGCGACATCTGCGCCAGCTTGGCCATGCGTAAGGAGCTGAGGATG TACGCCGATGAAGACCGCGACCTTGAGGACAACAGTTCCGACTCAGACGAAGACAAACCTCGTCAGACAACGACGCGAAAGCCGGTCAACAACACGaccacctcctccaacaCGATCCCGAGCCGGGAAACAAACCGTTCGACGCGCTCTCGTGATGAACGCGAGGAACGTTACGAGCGCCCGGCAGCACGGACGCAGCCCTCTGCCGCCGAGTCTCTGGCGACCAACGGCAACCACGGCTACAGCAGTCAACAGACGCCCGCAcaagcccctccccctcctcctcaggCGCAGGCCCCCGCTCCTCATCGAGTTGAACGGGCGGAGCCTCCACGCACGAACACGAGCAACTCGGAGTGGGAAGAAGAGTACTACAGGGCGCCCTCGCAGCAGGGGGCGCCTGCGCAGGcacccccgccccctccccggcctcAGAAACTGAGGCctgaggaggcggcggcgtcggacGCGTACAGCCACCGCTCGGCATCGTCCGTATcggagcagcagcatgtGAACGGATACGGCAGCTATCACGACCAGAGCGAGTAtgcgccgtcgtccaccaGACGGGCGACGGCCAAGAAGCTGTTTGGTAGAGGCTAG
- a CDS encoding Putative alpha/beta hydrolase-1, producing the protein MSAAKPTFVLAPGAWHKETCYSPAQQILESRGYPVEAVAYPSVGAEPPTKGLNDDAAAVRAVLERLADEGKEIVLVVHSYGGLVGANAVKGLGYKQRAKEGKKGGVITFVYLTAFVVPVGKCIREMLGGQFLPWMKIEGNYVHALTPEEVFYHDVEPEAQKKAIEGLQHQSAVVFDDVVTYEPWHDIDSMYFFCDDDKAIPLVVQQNMAGLLGPNAITYSSKASHSPFLSKPEDVAEGLEIAAKAGQERVRA; encoded by the exons ATGTCCGCCGCGAAGCCCACTTTCGTTCTCGCGCCTGGTGCGTGGCACAAGGAGACCTGCTACTCCCCCGCCCAGCAGATCCTCGAGTCTCGAGGCTATcccgtcgaggccgttgcCTACCCCTCCGTGGGCGCCGAGCCCCCGACCAAGGGCCtgaacgacgacgccgctgccgtcagGGCCGTCCTCGAAAGACttgccgacgagggcaaggagatcGTCCTGGTGGTTCACTCGtatggcggcctcgtcggcgccaacgccgtcaagggcCTCGGTTACAAGCAGCgcgccaaggagggcaagaagggcggcgTCATCACCTTCGTCTACCTCACTGCCTTTGTGGTGCCCGTTGGCAAGTGCATCAGAGAGATGCTCGGCGGCCAATTCCTGCCGTGGATGAAGATTGAG GGCAACTATGTCCATGCCCTGACCCCGGAGGAGGTCTTCTACCAcgacgtcgagcccgaggcccagaagaaggccatcgagggGCTGCAGCACCAGTCCGCCGTCGTgttcgacgacgtcgtcaccTACGAGCCGTGGCACGACATCGACTCCATGTACTTCTTCTGCGACGACGATAAGGCGATCCCCCTTGTCGTCCAGCAGAACATGGCCGGCCTTCTGGGACCCAACGCCATCACGTACTCGTCCAAGGCCTCGCATTCTCCTTTCCTCTccaagcccgaggacgtcgcGGAGGGGCTGgagatcgccgccaaggctgGGCAGGAGAGAGTCCGGGCTTAA
- a CDS encoding Putative acyl-CoA N-acyltransferase produces the protein MSTTPLETGPMTDDVLRGIFASDQDMYPAPLTWDRLRSWTAAAPDLATCFYLPDNGPSAAAAATRTIVGAVVALPLLAPAWRDLLAGRIKETDVDAASMLARDDGGDDEGSRIAVGLHVFHVERFDVPEAREGGVLRGFGSIAMRAMEAAAEGKGWDVIGHSALTATAAGKRCFEQLGFEPTGYEEFWVADGRGGVELVTVSADTAGDGTVVPDEASVRGHARMFAKHLPSHPA, from the exons ATGTCGACAACCCCTCTGGAAACCGGCCCGATGACGGACGACGTCCTCCGAGGCATCTTCGCCTCGGACCAGGACATGTACCCGGCGCCGCTGACCTGGGACCGCCTCCGCagctggacggcggcggcgccggaccTGGCGACGTGCTTCTACCTGCCAGACAACGGCCcctccgctgccgccgccgccacacGCACgatcgtcggcgccgtcgtcgcgctTCCCTTGCTGGCACCCGCGTGGCGGGATCTGCTGGCGGGCCGGATCAAGGAGACGGACGTCGACGCGGCGTCGATGCTCgcccgcgacgacggcggcgacgacgagggatCTAGGATTGCGGTTGGGCTGCACGTCTTCCACGTTGAGCGGTTCGACGTGCCCGAGGCGCGCGAGGGCGGGGTGCTACGAGGGTTTGGGAGTATTGCGATGCGGGCTATGGAAGCTGCGGCCGAGGGGAAGGGATGGGACGTGATTGGGCATTCTG CGCtcacggcgacggcggcgggaaaGCGATGTTTTGAACAGCTGGGCTTCGAGCCGACGGGCTACGAGGAGTTCTGGGTGGCCGACGGGCGCGGAGGTGTCGAACTGGTGACTGTGTCTGCAGACACGGCGGGAGACGGCACAGTCGTCCCAGACGAAGCGTCCGTCCGAGGACACGCGAGGATGTTTGCGAAACACTTGCCATCGCATCCTGCATGA
- a CDS encoding Putative short-chain dehydrogenase/reductase SDR, NAD(P)-binding domain superfamily: MAPAYNKETRANELVPLYAPYIAGKTIVVTGVSPGSIGDSFVKQVAVAKPAVFVLAGRSPSKFQGLVNDLATEHPEINVKSLMLDLASFANVRKAAEELNTWADVPQIDVLVNNAGIMAGPYKLTEDGFESQFQTNYLGHFLFTNLIMPKIRASVSPRIVNVSSSAHRLHHMRWTDYNFNEGKHYEKWMGYGQSKTANSLFSIALAERLGDHTAQNGLTAFSLCPGYVPTNLGAHEAHDFPAFLEGLRKADVLAGSKYMWGMGHIKAKDLDQGVATHVFAAFAPELREKNGEYLVDCHIADPWKEEVFSWARSKVDAEMLWALSEKLVGQEFRY, translated from the coding sequence ATGGCTCCCGCCTACAACAAAGAGACCAGAGCGAATGAGCTGGTGCCCCTTTACGCTCCATACATCGCGGGCAAGACCATCGTCGTGACGGGGGTCTCGCCAGGTAGCATCGGCGACTCTTTCGTCAAGCAggttgccgtcgccaagcCAGCCGTGTTCGTTCTCGCCGGCCGCTCACCATCCAAGTTCCAGGGGTTGGTCAACGACCTTGCCACGGAACACCCCGAGATCAACGTCAAGTCCCTCATGCTCGACCTCGCCTCCTTTGCCAACGTccgcaaggccgccgaggaactCAACACCTGGGCCGACGTCCCGCAAatcgacgtcctcgtcaacaacgccggcatcatgGCCGGCCCGTACAAGCTGACGGAAGACGGCTTCGAGAGTCAGTTCCAGACGAACTACCTCGGGCACTTCCTCTTCACGAACCTCATCATGCCCAAGATCCGCGCCTCGGTGTCGCCGCGCATCGTCAAcgtcagcagcagcgcccACAGACTGCACCACATGCGCTGGACGGACTACAACTTCAACGAAGGGAAGCACTACGAGAAGTGGATGGGGTACGGGCAGTCCAAAACGGCCAACAGTCTCTTCTCCATCGCGCTCGCCGAAAGGCTGGGCGACCACACCGCCCAAAACGGCCTGACAGCGTTCAGTCTGTGCCCGGGCTACGTGCCCACGAACCTCGGGGCGCACGAGGCGCACGACTTCCCCGCGttcctcgagggcctgcGCAAGGCGGATGTGCTGGCGGGCTCGAAGTACATGTGGGGGATGGGACATATCAAGGCCAAAGACCTGGACCAGGGCGTGGCGACGCACGTGTTTGCGGCGTTTGCGCCGGAGCTGAGGGAGAAGAACGGGGAGTACCTGGTGGACTGTCACATCGCGGACCCGTGGAAGGAGGAAGTGTTCTCCTGGGCGCGGAGCAAGGTTGACGCGGAGATGCTCTGGGCCTTGAGCGAGAAGCTTGTTGGGCAGGAGTTCAGGTATTGA
- a CDS encoding Putative acetoacetate decarboxylase domain superfamily: MASNDITPVPAPWKLKGDVYLFSFWVSRAQAEHPPTITYSPLEANSPFIRPDGSRPLGGLSMIQIIRYTESPVGPYDELILSPGFHEYTVEEKGKRVKKKNARITRIYVSQKYTCWNGRKNWNIPKHLAAFDWKENSDGSTSVKVFPHDTSGDVRESSASTAPLFQATFKPVPYVPSFPLSLNIFKYVGVDATLVQPPLPEGNGSQGELPGTDRWCSIAPGQSSKRASLGWFDIRQADEKGNIVGEHENFWPGLGRWQIGLKMENSDVTFAEPKHWDAPRSVL, from the exons ATGGCGTCAAACGACATCACCCCTGTCCCTGCACCATGGAAACTCAAAGGCGACGTCTACCTCTTCAGCTTCTGGGTATCCAGGGCGCAGGCAGAGCATCCGCCCACGATCACCTACTCCCCGCTGGAGGCGAACTCGCCTTTCATCCGCCCGGACGGCAGCCGTCCGCTGGGTGGGCTCAGCATGATTCAGATCATCCGGTACACGGAAAGCCCCGTCGGCCCGTACGACGAGCTAATCCTGAGCCCGGGCTTCCATGAGTAcacggtcgaggagaagggcaagcgcgtcaagaagaagaacgcgAGAATCACAAGGATCTACGTGTCCCAGAAGTACACCTGCTGGAACGGCCGAAAGA ACTGGAACATCCCAAAGCATCTAGCCGCGTTCGACTGGAAGGAGAACTCGGACGGCAGCACGAGCGTCAAGGTCTTCCCTCATGACACATCGGGCGACGTGAGGGAATCGTCGGCGAGCACTGCCCCCTTGTTCCAGGCCACCTTCAAGCCCGTCCCCTACGTCCCATCGTTCCCCCTCTCGCTCAACATCTTCAAGtacgtcggcgtcgacgcgaCTCTCGTGCAGCCCCCGCTTCCGGAGGGCAACGGCAGCCAGGGCGAGCTGCCGGGAACGGATCGGTGGTGCAGCATCGCGCCTGGCCAGAGCTCCAAAAGGGCGAGTCTGGGGTGGTTCGACATCCGGCAAGCGGACGAAAAGGGTAACATCGTCGGCGAGCACGAGAACTTCTGGCCCGGTCTTGGGCGTTGGCAGATTGggttgaagatggagaaCTCGGACGTCACCTTTGCCGAACCAAAACACTGGGATGCGCCCAGATCGGTACTGTGA